From a region of the Flavobacterium sediminilitoris genome:
- a CDS encoding lipopolysaccharide biosynthesis protein, giving the protein MNLYKSLFKQTAIYGLATVLPRMFSFILVPLYTDPKVLNVEEYGEVSIIFSWLVFFNVVLSYGMETSFFRFFSKSNDTEKVVSTSTISLFWSSITFLGIALLFRNYFAAITKIDVEYIIYTIWILVFDALVIIPFSKIRAEKRPIYYAIIKIGSVAVNLFLNLFFLLWLPKLAVQFPDSFISTIFFKDFQIGYIFVANIIASFLTLAVLSPNYFKMNWSFDKELWKKMMQYSLPVMIAGIAFAINETFDRILLDNFLNLPDNEVKAQIGAYSACYKLALFMTLFATAFRLGIEPFFFSHASNENASKTYAEITKFFVIFGSIILLVVIVFADVLKIIIIRDSSFWEAMKVVPLIILANFFLGIYNNLSVWYKLTDKTRIGMYISIIGAIITLVLNLLLIPMWSYMGSAIATISAYGTMMLISYYLGNKYYPIPYDMKKIMSYLGISILLSGISFYVPIFRETYIFGILAILFFGYFIYRNEKETILKIIKRK; this is encoded by the coding sequence TTGAATTTATACAAAAGTTTATTTAAACAAACTGCTATTTATGGTTTGGCAACAGTTTTGCCAAGGATGTTTAGCTTCATATTAGTTCCGTTATATACAGATCCAAAAGTTCTGAATGTGGAAGAATATGGAGAAGTATCTATTATATTTTCATGGTTGGTTTTTTTTAATGTAGTTCTTTCGTATGGAATGGAAACTTCTTTTTTTAGATTCTTTTCAAAATCTAATGATACTGAAAAAGTAGTAAGCACTTCGACAATTTCTCTTTTTTGGTCTTCAATTACCTTTTTGGGAATAGCACTTTTATTTAGAAACTATTTTGCAGCAATTACAAAAATAGATGTAGAATATATTATCTACACAATATGGATATTAGTTTTTGACGCATTAGTTATTATTCCATTTTCAAAAATTAGAGCAGAAAAAAGACCTATTTATTATGCTATTATAAAAATAGGAAGCGTAGCAGTTAATCTATTTTTAAATCTATTCTTTTTATTGTGGTTGCCTAAACTAGCAGTTCAATTTCCAGATAGTTTTATTAGTACTATCTTTTTTAAAGACTTTCAAATAGGATATATTTTTGTAGCTAATATTATAGCAAGTTTTTTAACACTAGCTGTTTTATCTCCAAATTATTTTAAAATGAATTGGTCTTTCGATAAAGAACTTTGGAAAAAAATGATGCAATATAGTTTACCAGTTATGATAGCTGGAATAGCATTTGCAATTAATGAAACTTTTGATAGAATTTTATTAGATAATTTTTTAAATCTACCTGATAATGAAGTTAAAGCACAAATAGGCGCATATTCGGCATGTTATAAATTGGCTTTGTTTATGACACTATTTGCAACAGCTTTTAGGTTAGGAATTGAACCTTTCTTTTTTAGTCACGCATCAAATGAAAACGCAAGTAAAACGTATGCAGAAATTACAAAGTTTTTTGTCATTTTTGGATCTATAATTTTATTAGTAGTAATTGTCTTTGCCGATGTTTTAAAAATAATCATCATTAGAGATTCTTCATTTTGGGAAGCCATGAAAGTTGTACCATTAATTATTTTAGCAAATTTCTTTTTAGGAATATACAATAATCTTTCTGTATGGTATAAATTAACAGACAAAACAAGAATAGGAATGTATATTTCTATTATAGGAGCTATAATAACATTAGTTTTAAATCTTTTATTAATTCCGATGTGGAGTTACATGGGAAGTGCTATTGCTACAATTTCAGCTTATGGAACGATGATGTTAATTTCTTATTATTTAGGAAATAAATATTATCCAATTCCTTATGATATGAAAAAGATAATGAGTTATTTAGGAATTTCAATTTTACTTTCAGGAATTTCATTTTATGTTCCAATATTTAGAGAAACATATATTTTTGGTATTTTAGCCATATTGTTTTTCGGATACTTTATTTATAGAAATGAAAAAGAAACCATTTTAAAGATTATAAAAAGAAAGTAA
- a CDS encoding NAD-dependent epimerase/dehydratase family protein yields the protein MNTKVLIIGACGQIGTELTAKLRATYGVENVIASDIRKLENDVVNNGIFEVVNALDYNQIEHLLEKYKITDVYLMAALLSATAEKNPAFAWDLNMNSLFHVLNLAKAGKIKKVFWPSSIAVFGPTTPSQNTPQYTIMEPTTVYGISKQTGERWCEYYNKQYGVDVRSIRYPGLISWSTEPGGGTTDYAVDIYHKAITEGKFTSFLSENTGLPMMYMDDAIKATIGIMQAPEEQIKIRSSYNLSAMSFTPKEIATEVKKHYPDFTIDYNPDFRQKIADSWPASIDDTPAREDWGWKNDFTIENMTEDMFENLKKHIYNI from the coding sequence ATGAACACAAAAGTTTTGATTATTGGTGCTTGTGGACAAATAGGCACTGAACTTACAGCTAAATTAAGAGCTACTTATGGAGTAGAAAATGTTATTGCTTCAGATATAAGAAAATTAGAAAATGACGTTGTAAATAATGGAATATTTGAGGTTGTAAATGCATTAGATTATAATCAAATAGAACATTTATTGGAGAAGTATAAGATTACGGATGTATACTTAATGGCAGCATTACTTTCTGCAACTGCTGAAAAAAATCCAGCATTTGCATGGGATTTAAATATGAATTCTCTTTTTCATGTGTTAAATCTAGCAAAAGCAGGTAAGATTAAAAAAGTATTTTGGCCATCTAGTATTGCTGTTTTTGGACCAACAACTCCTTCTCAGAATACACCTCAATATACTATAATGGAACCTACAACGGTTTATGGTATCTCAAAACAAACAGGAGAGAGATGGTGTGAGTATTATAATAAACAGTATGGAGTAGATGTTAGAAGTATTCGTTATCCAGGATTAATTAGCTGGAGCACAGAGCCAGGTGGTGGAACTACAGATTATGCAGTAGATATTTATCATAAGGCAATAACCGAAGGAAAATTTACTAGTTTTTTGTCTGAAAATACAGGATTGCCTATGATGTATATGGATGATGCTATAAAAGCAACTATTGGAATTATGCAGGCTCCTGAAGAGCAAATAAAAATAAGATCTTCTTATAATTTATCAGCTATGAGTTTTACACCAAAAGAGATTGCTACTGAAGTTAAAAAACATTATCCAGATTTTACAATAGATTATAATCCAGATTTTAGACAAAAAATAGCAGACAGTTGGCCAGCAAGTATTGATGATACTCCTGCAAGAGAAGATTGGGGATGGAAAAATGATTTTACTATTGAAAACATGACAGAAGATATGTTTGAAAATTTAAAAAAGCATATTTACAATATTTAA
- the dut gene encoding dUTP diphosphatase, with product MQIKIINKSNHSLPSYETIASAGMDIRANIAESIVLKPLERTIVKTGLFIELPIGYEAQVRPRSGLAAKKGITVLNSPGTVDADYRGEIGVILVNLSNENFTIENGERIAQIVIAKHERAEWLQVEELSETSRGEGGFGSTGVK from the coding sequence ATGCAAATTAAAATAATTAATAAATCAAATCATAGTTTACCTAGTTATGAAACCATTGCTTCAGCAGGAATGGACATAAGAGCTAATATTGCAGAATCAATTGTATTAAAGCCATTAGAAAGAACTATTGTAAAAACAGGTCTTTTTATTGAGTTGCCTATTGGCTATGAAGCTCAGGTTCGTCCTAGAAGTGGTTTGGCTGCAAAAAAAGGAATAACTGTGTTAAATTCACCAGGGACAGTTGATGCCGATTATAGAGGAGAAATAGGAGTTATTTTAGTAAATTTATCTAATGAAAATTTTACTATAGAAAATGGTGAAAGAATAGCTCAAATAGTAATTGCAAAGCATGAACGTGCTGAATGGCTTCAAGTAGAAGAATTATCAGAAACATCTCGTGGAGAAGGTGGCTTCGGAAGCACAGGAGTAAAATAG
- a CDS encoding murein hydrolase activator EnvC family protein — protein sequence MNRILILLFSLLMTNFMFAQTSSEQQKLEARKEQITKEIAAFKALLQGEKKKEKSVLSQIAEQKARIRLSEKLISTTAKQMRLLDDDIYLKQLEINKLNRELKVLKEDYAKMIVKSYKSRNDQSRVMFVLSSQNFLQAYKRIQYMKQYASFRKMQGEEIVEKQDKLTEAKAKQEASKKNKAKALADNQAEKIELEKQKAEQEKLAKEFQKNKKKYAAEIDKKEKERKEIDKQIKKLIAEAIAAANKKNATKTGVKSSGSSSKFDLTPEGKLVSDNFKANKGKLPWPVEKGYVYLKYGDQPHPVHSNLTVHNSGVEIATEPGSVARAIFDGEVLQIQLIKGSNKKVVLIQHGDFITIYQNLESVNVKEGDKVTRKQNLGRIQTDPSGKAILKFMVSQNANTLNPEQWLSNM from the coding sequence ATGAATCGCATACTTATTCTTCTTTTCTCATTATTAATGACAAACTTTATGTTTGCTCAAACCTCTTCCGAACAGCAAAAATTGGAAGCAAGAAAAGAGCAAATTACTAAAGAGATTGCAGCTTTTAAAGCCTTACTTCAAGGAGAAAAAAAGAAAGAAAAATCGGTTTTAAGTCAAATAGCAGAACAAAAAGCAAGAATTCGTTTAAGTGAGAAACTAATTTCTACCACAGCTAAACAAATGCGACTACTTGATGACGACATCTATCTAAAACAACTTGAAATTAACAAGCTAAATAGAGAACTGAAAGTATTAAAAGAAGATTATGCAAAAATGATTGTAAAGTCATATAAAAGCAGAAATGATCAAAGTAGAGTAATGTTTGTTTTATCTTCTCAAAATTTCCTTCAAGCTTATAAACGTATTCAGTATATGAAACAATATGCTAGTTTTAGGAAAATGCAAGGAGAAGAAATCGTTGAAAAACAAGATAAATTAACAGAGGCAAAAGCAAAGCAAGAAGCAAGTAAAAAAAATAAAGCAAAAGCTTTAGCAGATAATCAAGCTGAAAAAATAGAATTAGAAAAGCAAAAAGCAGAACAAGAGAAATTAGCAAAAGAATTCCAGAAAAATAAAAAGAAATACGCAGCAGAAATAGATAAAAAAGAAAAAGAGCGTAAAGAAATAGATAAACAAATAAAAAAATTAATAGCAGAAGCTATTGCGGCTGCAAACAAGAAAAATGCAACCAAAACAGGAGTTAAATCTTCAGGTTCTTCTTCAAAATTTGATTTAACACCAGAAGGGAAATTGGTGTCAGATAATTTTAAAGCAAATAAAGGTAAACTGCCTTGGCCAGTAGAAAAAGGATATGTTTATTTAAAATATGGAGATCAGCCACATCCTGTTCATAGTAATCTTACAGTTCATAATAGTGGAGTGGAAATTGCAACAGAACCAGGTTCAGTAGCAAGAGCAATTTTTGATGGAGAAGTACTGCAAATTCAATTGATTAAAGGAAGTAATAAAAAAGTAGTTTTAATACAACATGGAGACTTCATTACAATTTATCAAAATTTAGAAAGCGTAAATGTAAAAGAAGGAGATAAAGTTACTAGAAAACAAAATTTAGGAAGAATACAAACGGATCCTTCAGGAAAAGCTATTTTAAAGTTTATGGTTTCACAAAATGCGAATACATTAAACCCAGAGCAATGGTTATCTAATATGTAA
- a CDS encoding sugar phosphate nucleotidyltransferase: MKIIVPMAGRGSRLRPHTLTIPKPLIPVAGKPIVHRLVEDIAGVLNQDIEEVAFIIHESFGKQVEEELLEIAQKLGAKGTIYYQNEALGTGHAIMCAKDSLNGPAVIAYADTLIRADFDLDTTADSVIWVKQVEKPEAFGVINLNEANEIVELVEKPKEFVSDLAVIGIYYFKDIAVLRNELQLVLDNNIIHGGEYQINDGIKQMMEKGMKFVPGKVDEWMDCGNKDVTVDTNSRMLNFLHQDGENLVSDDVKLDNATIIPPCYIGEGVILINATVGPNVSLGKGSKVENATIKNSLVQTHTTIKNATLDNAMIGNHASFDGNFTNISIGDYSVLE, encoded by the coding sequence ATGAAAATAATAGTTCCAATGGCAGGTCGTGGTTCACGTCTTCGTCCACATACATTAACAATTCCTAAACCATTAATTCCTGTTGCAGGAAAACCAATCGTTCATAGATTAGTAGAAGATATTGCAGGCGTTTTAAATCAAGATATTGAAGAAGTAGCTTTTATTATTCATGAAAGTTTTGGCAAGCAAGTTGAAGAAGAACTTCTAGAGATAGCTCAAAAATTAGGAGCGAAAGGAACTATTTATTATCAAAATGAAGCATTAGGAACAGGTCATGCTATTATGTGTGCAAAAGATTCTTTAAACGGACCAGCAGTTATAGCCTATGCAGATACGTTAATTCGTGCTGATTTTGATTTAGATACAACAGCAGATAGTGTGATTTGGGTGAAACAAGTTGAAAAGCCAGAAGCATTTGGAGTTATTAATCTAAATGAAGCAAATGAAATTGTTGAATTAGTAGAAAAACCCAAAGAGTTTGTTTCAGATTTAGCGGTTATTGGAATATACTATTTTAAAGACATTGCCGTTTTAAGAAATGAATTACAATTAGTTTTAGACAACAACATTATTCATGGAGGTGAGTACCAAATTAATGATGGAATTAAACAAATGATGGAAAAAGGCATGAAATTTGTACCAGGTAAAGTCGATGAATGGATGGATTGTGGAAACAAAGACGTTACAGTAGATACAAACTCAAGAATGTTGAATTTTTTACATCAAGATGGAGAAAATTTAGTATCTGATGATGTTAAATTAGATAATGCAACAATAATTCCTCCTTGTTATATTGGTGAAGGAGTTATTTTGATTAATGCTACGGTTGGTCCAAATGTTTCTTTAGGTAAAGGATCTAAAGTAGAAAATGCAACAATTAAAAATAGTTTAGTGCAAACTCATACTACAATTAAAAACGCTACATTAGACAATGCAATGATTGGTAACCATGCTAGTTTTGATGGGAATTTTACAAATATAAGTATAGGAGATTATTCCGTTTTAGAATAA
- the mfd gene encoding transcription-repair coupling factor, whose product MAQISDSINNRKKINVSGLIGSSLSFVIDALFKKSELPFLLLFNDKEEAAYYLNDLEQLINDQDVLFYPGSYRRPYQIEETDNANILLRAEVLNRINSRKKPAIIVSYIDAIFEKVVTRRELEKNTLKLNINDKLSIDFINETLFEYNFKRVDFVTEPGEFSVRGGIVDVFSFSNDHPYRIEFFGNEVDSIRSFDVETQLSVEKLKKISIIPNVENKLLEENRESFLDYINEKTVLFIQNTELLGQQLDKLFEKANEAFGKLSSDIKHSKPEELFLNQKQFLKRALDFSIVELHSKTIFNCDKKIEFHIQPQPSFNKQFDLLLNNLSDNHFNNITNYLFCSNENQAGRFHDIFEDIDNENHETTRKQYKTLVFPLFQGFIDEELQIACYTDHQIFERYHKFSIKNGYSKKQTITLKELTSLSVGDYVTHIDHGIGKFGGLQKIDVEGKKQEAIKLVYADNDIVYVSIHSLHKISKYNGKDGAPPKIYKLGSNAWKTLKQKTKARVKHIAFNLIQLYAKRRLEKGFACSSDSYLQKELESSFIYEDTPNQITATHDVKMDMESDRPMDRLVCGDVGFGKTEVAIRAAFKAVDNSKQVAILVPTTILAYQHYRTFSERLKDMPVTVDYVNRFRTAKQKADTLKRLEEGKLDILIGTHQLVNKNVKFKDLGLLIIDEEQKFGVNVKDKLKTISETVDTLTLTATPIPRTLQFSLMAARDLSVITTPPPNRYPIETHVVSFNEETIRDAISYEIERGGQVFFINNRIENIKEVAGMIQRLVPGAKVGIGHGQMEGKKLEELMLAFMEGEFDVLVATTIIESGLDVPNANTIFINNANNFGLSDLHQMRGRVGRSNKKAFCYFITPPYSAMTEDARKRIQALEQFSELGSGFNIAMKDLEIRGAGDLLGGEQSGFINEIGFDTYQKIMNEAIEELKENEFAELYAEENDVETKEFVKDIQIDTDFETLFPDEYINNITERLNLYNELNLIKGEANLEKFEQKLIDRFGALPKPAIALLNSVRLKWKASSLGLEKVIIKQGKMIGYFISDQQSNFYQTNRFMKVVQCIQQNGNICKMKEKQTKNGLRLLLTFDNVKTINKALELISKI is encoded by the coding sequence ATTGCTCAAATTTCTGATTCCATTAATAATCGTAAAAAAATAAATGTTTCTGGACTTATTGGTTCATCATTATCTTTTGTCATTGATGCTCTTTTTAAAAAATCAGAGCTTCCTTTCCTCTTGCTTTTTAATGACAAAGAAGAAGCCGCTTATTATTTAAACGATTTAGAACAATTAATAAACGATCAAGATGTTTTATTTTATCCTGGATCTTATAGAAGACCTTATCAAATTGAAGAAACTGATAATGCAAATATTTTATTAAGAGCAGAAGTTTTAAATAGGATCAACTCTCGTAAAAAACCAGCTATCATTGTTTCTTATATTGATGCTATATTTGAAAAAGTAGTTACAAGAAGAGAACTTGAAAAAAACACCTTAAAGCTAAACATAAATGATAAACTTTCTATTGATTTCATAAACGAAACGCTTTTTGAATATAACTTTAAAAGAGTTGATTTTGTAACTGAACCAGGCGAATTTTCCGTTAGAGGTGGAATAGTTGATGTTTTTTCATTTTCAAACGATCATCCATATAGAATTGAATTTTTTGGAAACGAAGTAGATAGCATTAGAAGTTTTGATGTTGAAACTCAGCTTTCTGTAGAAAAACTAAAAAAAATAAGTATTATTCCCAATGTTGAAAATAAACTTTTAGAAGAAAACAGAGAAAGTTTTTTAGATTATATCAATGAGAAGACCGTTTTGTTTATTCAAAACACTGAATTACTAGGGCAACAACTCGATAAGTTATTTGAAAAAGCAAATGAAGCTTTTGGAAAACTTTCTTCAGATATAAAACATTCAAAACCAGAAGAATTATTTTTAAATCAAAAACAGTTTCTCAAAAGGGCGTTAGACTTTTCAATTGTTGAACTCCACTCCAAAACTATTTTTAATTGTGATAAAAAAATTGAATTTCACATTCAACCTCAACCTTCATTCAATAAACAATTCGACTTATTATTAAACAATTTAAGTGATAATCATTTTAACAATATTACCAATTATTTATTTTGTTCCAATGAAAATCAGGCAGGACGATTTCATGATATTTTTGAAGATATAGATAATGAAAATCATGAAACTACTCGAAAACAATATAAAACGTTGGTTTTTCCATTATTTCAAGGCTTCATTGATGAAGAATTACAAATAGCTTGTTATACAGATCATCAAATCTTTGAGCGCTATCATAAGTTTAGCATTAAAAATGGCTATTCAAAAAAACAAACTATTACACTTAAAGAACTCACTTCTTTGTCTGTTGGTGATTATGTAACTCATATTGATCATGGAATTGGGAAATTTGGTGGTTTACAAAAAATAGATGTTGAAGGAAAAAAACAAGAAGCTATAAAGCTTGTTTATGCAGATAATGACATTGTCTACGTTAGCATTCATTCTCTACATAAAATATCTAAATATAACGGAAAAGATGGTGCTCCTCCCAAAATTTACAAACTAGGTAGTAATGCTTGGAAAACTTTAAAACAAAAAACAAAAGCAAGGGTAAAACATATTGCTTTTAACTTGATTCAATTATATGCAAAGCGAAGGCTAGAAAAAGGGTTTGCTTGCTCATCTGATAGTTATTTACAAAAAGAATTAGAAAGTTCTTTCATCTATGAAGACACACCAAATCAAATTACAGCTACTCATGATGTAAAAATGGATATGGAAAGCGATAGACCGATGGATCGTTTAGTTTGTGGCGATGTAGGTTTTGGAAAAACAGAAGTTGCAATAAGAGCTGCATTCAAAGCTGTTGACAATAGCAAACAAGTTGCCATCTTAGTACCAACAACTATTTTAGCCTATCAACATTACAGAACTTTTTCCGAACGTTTAAAAGATATGCCTGTTACTGTAGACTATGTAAATCGATTTAGAACAGCAAAACAGAAAGCAGACACATTAAAACGTCTTGAAGAAGGAAAATTAGACATTCTTATAGGAACACATCAATTAGTAAACAAAAATGTAAAATTTAAAGATTTAGGATTATTAATAATTGATGAAGAACAAAAATTTGGTGTTAATGTAAAAGACAAATTAAAAACCATTTCAGAGACTGTTGATACTTTAACACTAACTGCGACTCCAATTCCTAGAACTTTACAGTTTTCATTAATGGCTGCAAGAGATTTATCTGTCATTACAACTCCTCCTCCTAATCGATACCCTATAGAAACACACGTAGTTAGCTTTAATGAAGAAACAATAAGAGACGCAATATCGTATGAAATTGAGCGTGGTGGTCAAGTTTTCTTTATTAATAATCGAATTGAAAACATCAAAGAAGTTGCAGGAATGATTCAGCGACTAGTTCCTGGCGCAAAAGTAGGTATTGGTCATGGACAAATGGAAGGAAAAAAGTTAGAAGAATTAATGTTAGCTTTTATGGAAGGTGAATTTGATGTATTAGTAGCAACCACTATTATTGAAAGTGGATTAGATGTTCCAAACGCTAATACTATTTTTATCAATAATGCTAATAACTTTGGTCTTTCTGATTTACATCAAATGCGAGGTCGAGTGGGAAGAAGTAATAAAAAAGCTTTTTGTTATTTTATAACTCCTCCTTATTCTGCCATGACAGAAGATGCGCGAAAACGCATTCAAGCATTAGAACAATTTAGTGAATTAGGCAGCGGATTTAATATTGCCATGAAAGATTTAGAAATTCGCGGTGCTGGAGATCTATTAGGTGGTGAACAAAGTGGTTTTATTAATGAAATAGGATTTGATACCTATCAAAAAATCATGAATGAAGCTATTGAAGAATTAAAAGAAAATGAGTTTGCAGAATTATATGCAGAAGAAAATGATGTAGAAACTAAAGAATTTGTAAAAGACATACAAATTGATACCGATTTTGAGACACTTTTCCCAGATGAATATATAAATAATATTACAGAGCGTTTAAATCTTTATAATGAATTAAATCTTATAAAAGGTGAGGCTAATCTTGAAAAATTTGAGCAAAAATTAATTGATCGCTTTGGTGCTTTACCAAAACCCGCAATTGCATTATTAAACAGTGTTCGTTTAAAGTGGAAAGCCAGTTCACTTGGGTTAGAAAAAGTAATTATAAAACAAGGAAAAATGATTGGTTATTTCATTAGCGACCAACAAAGTAATTTCTATCAGACGAATCGTTTTATGAAAGTAGTACAATGTATCCAACAAAATGGAAACATTTGTAAGATGAAAGAAAAACAAACAAAAAATGGACTTCGCTTACTGCTTACATTTGACAATGTGAAAACAATTAATAAAGCATTAGAATTAATTTCTAAAATATAA
- a CDS encoding tetratricopeptide repeat protein: MSKFRKWLCFILLITFSSQQILFAQENPDDIAVVDDELENNFYESLKQRAIENYDKAIIAIEKCILKSSENPVFYHELGKNLLDLKQYPQAEEAFKKAIDLNPKERWYWNGLYDVYYQTKEYQKSITVVQKLIEFDSNMKEDLVSLYMYTNQRDKALSLLKEMESTMVLSNMMEFYKLKIQESNAYAKPEKRELEKAIDANPKIEQNYIDLIVLYSNSNEEEKAFDVAKKLAKEIPNSDWANVSLFKFYLVDNKGEEASNAMFKVLKNNKIDIKIKQRMLNEFLIFVANTNTFDKELDKAIEYLADDSKINTAKEVGKFFYNRKQHNKTVYYLEKGLKKEPEDFETVSLLMEGYVTVQNFESLAKLTEDYIDLFPTQANLYYYAGLSNNKLSNNKKAKEYLETGLEFIVEDVDLEFHFYILLGEVYRSLGDKKKQELYFSKSEELAKKRK, encoded by the coding sequence ATGAGTAAATTTAGAAAATGGCTTTGTTTTATCTTGTTGATTACTTTTAGTAGTCAACAAATTTTATTTGCTCAAGAAAATCCAGATGATATTGCAGTTGTTGATGACGAACTCGAAAATAATTTTTACGAATCGTTAAAACAACGAGCTATTGAAAATTATGATAAAGCAATTATTGCTATTGAAAAATGCATTTTAAAATCAAGTGAAAATCCTGTTTTTTATCATGAATTAGGTAAAAACTTATTAGATTTAAAACAATACCCACAAGCAGAAGAAGCCTTTAAAAAAGCAATTGATTTAAATCCTAAAGAACGTTGGTATTGGAACGGTCTTTACGATGTTTATTATCAAACAAAAGAATATCAAAAATCAATTACTGTTGTACAAAAATTAATAGAATTTGATAGTAATATGAAAGAAGATTTAGTGTCTTTGTACATGTACACAAATCAAAGAGATAAAGCTCTTTCTTTACTTAAAGAAATGGAAAGCACAATGGTTTTAAGTAATATGATGGAGTTTTATAAACTTAAAATTCAAGAATCAAATGCTTATGCAAAGCCAGAAAAAAGAGAACTTGAAAAAGCGATAGATGCAAATCCTAAAATTGAGCAAAATTATATTGATTTAATAGTACTATATTCTAACAGTAATGAAGAAGAAAAAGCGTTTGATGTAGCAAAAAAGTTAGCAAAAGAGATTCCTAATTCAGACTGGGCGAATGTAAGTTTATTTAAGTTTTATTTAGTAGATAATAAAGGAGAAGAAGCTTCAAATGCAATGTTTAAAGTTTTAAAAAATAATAAAATTGACATAAAAATAAAACAGCGAATGTTGAATGAGTTTTTAATTTTTGTGGCAAACACAAACACATTTGATAAAGAGTTAGACAAAGCAATTGAATACTTAGCAGATGATTCCAAGATAAATACAGCAAAAGAAGTTGGAAAGTTTTTTTATAATAGAAAACAACATAATAAAACAGTTTACTATTTAGAAAAAGGATTAAAAAAAGAACCTGAAGATTTTGAAACGGTTTCATTATTAATGGAGGGCTATGTTACAGTTCAAAACTTTGAGAGCTTGGCTAAATTAACAGAAGATTATATTGATTTGTTTCCTACACAGGCAAATCTTTATTATTATGCAGGTTTATCAAATAATAAATTATCAAATAATAAAAAAGCTAAAGAGTATCTTGAAACAGGTCTAGAATTTATTGTAGAAGATGTTGATTTAGAATTTCATTTTTATATTTTACTAGGAGAAGTATATAGAAGTCTAGGAGATAAAAAGAAGCAAGAATTATATTTTTCAAAATCAGAAGAGTTAGCTAAAAAAAGAAAATAA
- a CDS encoding DUF4292 domain-containing protein, with translation MKKFLCFLLIGLVFSCKTKKSVNEAVASKELAAIKVIQGHYENQKDFKTISIRANAKYKDDKQSQSVNADIRIKKDEIIWINVKLLGFPVAKALITPDKVSYYEKINGTYFEGDFRFLSNWLGTDLDFFKVQNLFLGNAVDDLTKQNYVVKIEDGLYKLSEKIKGNTEKEFSFEAANFLLKKEQINQVSENRSLEIVYPSHLKQEDVFMPDEINIKATQENQVSIDLFYKNITFNEDLNFSFSIPNGYSPINVE, from the coding sequence ATGAAGAAATTTTTGTGCTTTTTATTAATCGGGTTGGTGTTTTCATGTAAAACAAAAAAATCTGTTAACGAAGCAGTTGCAAGTAAAGAATTGGCCGCTATAAAAGTAATACAAGGTCATTACGAAAATCAAAAAGATTTTAAAACAATTAGTATAAGAGCTAATGCAAAGTATAAAGACGATAAACAATCGCAATCAGTAAATGCAGATATAAGAATAAAGAAAGATGAAATTATTTGGATAAATGTAAAACTACTTGGGTTTCCTGTAGCAAAAGCATTAATTACTCCAGATAAAGTAAGCTATTATGAAAAAATAAACGGAACATATTTCGAAGGAGATTTTCGTTTTTTGAGTAACTGGTTAGGAACAGATTTAGACTTTTTTAAAGTTCAAAACTTATTTCTTGGAAATGCAGTTGATGATTTAACAAAACAAAATTACGTAGTAAAAATTGAAGATGGACTTTATAAACTTTCTGAAAAAATAAAAGGCAACACTGAAAAAGAATTTTCTTTTGAAGCAGCAAATTTTCTTTTGAAAAAAGAACAAATTAATCAGGTTTCAGAAAATAGAAGTTTAGAAATTGTTTATCCATCTCACTTAAAACAAGAAGATGTATTTATGCCAGATGAAATTAACATAAAAGCAACTCAAGAAAATCAAGTGAGTATAGACTTGTTTTATAAAAACATCACGTTTAATGAAGATTTAAATTTTTCATTTTCAATACCTAATGGTTATTCTCCTATCAATGTAGAATAA